One window from the genome of Erwinia sorbitola encodes:
- a CDS encoding bifunctional 5-dehydro-2-deoxygluconokinase/5-dehydro-2-deoxyphosphogluconate aldolase, with protein MSTQQKRLDVICIGRIAVDLYGQQIGARLEDETTFAKYLGGSSGNVAYGTAIQGLKSAMLARVGDEHMGRFLREELQRVGCDTQSLITDKTRLTGLVILGIKDKETFPLVFYRDNCADMGLVPDDIQEEYIASSRAVAVTGTHLSHADTRAAVLKALDIARRHGLRTALDIDYRPVLWGLTSLGDGETRFVESERVTQQLQEVLHYFDLVVGTEEEFHIAGGSTDSLTALKNVRKATKATLVCKRGPLGCVVFEGDIPDSWEETKLQTGVRVEVLNVLGAGDAFMSGLLRGWLNDESWEQACRYANACGALVVSRHGCAPAMPTKEELDDFLSRDKEVKRPDLDSRLNHLHRVTTRKQQWNELNIFAFDHRKQLADMAAEAGVDDSRIPDLKLLLLQGAQAAAKEAGLDNGRCGILADTTYGQPALNAITGKGWWIGRPIELPSSRPLRLEHGNIGSQLVDWPQEHVVKCLTFYHPKDSAEMRKEQDELILDVWKGCNKSGHELLLEVILPESNPDKDEKYYLEILSHFYSLGIQPDWWKLPPLSHSSWEAISALIEKNDPHCRGILLLGLDAPEAELKAGFAAAAKSPWVKGFAVGRTIFGQPSRQWLQGELDDASLVEKVKNNYLTLIGYWRDARPAK; from the coding sequence ATGAGTACACAACAGAAGCGGCTCGATGTGATTTGTATCGGGCGTATCGCTGTCGACCTTTATGGCCAGCAAATTGGTGCGCGCCTTGAAGATGAAACCACCTTTGCGAAATATCTTGGTGGTTCCTCTGGCAACGTTGCCTACGGTACTGCGATTCAGGGGCTGAAATCTGCCATGCTGGCACGCGTTGGTGATGAACACATGGGCCGTTTCCTGCGTGAAGAGTTGCAGCGTGTTGGCTGTGATACCCAGAGCCTGATTACTGATAAAACCCGCCTGACCGGCCTGGTGATCCTCGGGATTAAAGATAAGGAAACCTTCCCGCTGGTGTTTTACCGCGATAACTGCGCAGATATGGGCCTGGTTCCGGACGATATTCAGGAAGAGTACATCGCGTCCTCCCGTGCGGTTGCTGTCACCGGTACCCACCTTTCACACGCAGATACCCGTGCAGCGGTGCTGAAAGCGTTAGATATCGCCCGTCGTCACGGCCTGCGCACAGCGCTGGATATCGATTATCGTCCGGTTCTGTGGGGGCTGACCTCGCTGGGCGATGGCGAAACCCGCTTTGTCGAGTCCGAGCGAGTAACGCAGCAGTTGCAGGAAGTACTGCACTATTTTGACCTGGTCGTCGGTACCGAAGAGGAGTTCCATATTGCCGGTGGCAGCACCGACAGTCTGACTGCGCTGAAAAACGTGCGTAAAGCGACAAAAGCTACGCTGGTGTGCAAACGAGGCCCGCTGGGCTGTGTGGTATTTGAAGGTGATATTCCCGACAGCTGGGAAGAGACCAAATTGCAAACCGGCGTACGGGTTGAAGTGCTGAACGTGCTGGGCGCAGGCGATGCCTTTATGTCCGGTCTGCTGCGCGGCTGGCTGAACGACGAAAGCTGGGAGCAGGCCTGCCGCTACGCTAACGCCTGCGGTGCGCTGGTGGTATCACGTCACGGTTGCGCCCCGGCCATGCCGACAAAAGAGGAGCTGGACGACTTCCTCAGCCGCGATAAAGAGGTGAAACGCCCTGACCTCGACAGCCGCCTTAACCACCTGCACCGCGTCACCACCCGTAAGCAGCAGTGGAATGAGCTGAACATTTTTGCCTTCGACCATCGCAAACAGCTGGCCGATATGGCGGCGGAAGCGGGCGTCGATGATTCACGTATCCCGGATTTGAAACTGCTGCTGCTTCAGGGTGCACAGGCCGCAGCAAAAGAGGCCGGCCTGGACAATGGTCGCTGCGGTATCCTGGCGGACACCACCTATGGTCAGCCAGCGCTGAACGCCATTACCGGCAAAGGCTGGTGGATTGGCCGCCCTATTGAGCTGCCAAGTTCGCGTCCGCTGCGTCTTGAGCACGGTAACATCGGCTCCCAGCTGGTGGACTGGCCTCAGGAGCACGTCGTTAAATGTCTGACTTTCTACCATCCGAAAGATAGCGCAGAGATGCGTAAAGAGCAGGATGAGCTGATTCTTGACGTATGGAAAGGCTGTAACAAATCTGGCCATGAGCTGCTGCTGGAAGTGATCCTGCCGGAAAGTAACCCGGATAAAGATGAAAAGTACTATCTGGAGATCCTCAGCCACTTTTACAGTTTAGGTATTCAGCCTGACTGGTGGAAGCTGCCGCCACTGTCACACAGCAGCTGGGAAGCAATCAGCGCGCTGATTGAGAAAAACGACCCACACTGCCGCGGCATTCTGCTGCTGGGCCTGGATGCGCCGGAAGCCGAACTGAAAGCCGGGTTCGCTGCCGCCGCTAAATCCCCTTGGGTGAAAGGGTTTGCTGTGGGTCGCACCATCTTCGGTCAGCCATCACGCCAGTGGTTGCAGGGTGAGCTGGATGATGCCTCGCTTGTGGAAAAAGTGAAAAACAACTATCTGACACTGATTGGTTACTGGCGCGACGCGCGTCCGGCGAAGTAA